Proteins encoded within one genomic window of Canis lupus familiaris isolate Mischka breed German Shepherd chromosome 12, alternate assembly UU_Cfam_GSD_1.0, whole genome shotgun sequence:
- the MED20 gene encoding mediator of RNA polymerase II transcription subunit 20: MGVTCVSQMPVAEGKSVQQTVELLTRKLEMLGAEKQGTFCVDCETYHTAASTLGSQGQAGKLMYVMHNSEYPLSCFALFENGPCLIADTNFDVLMVKLKGFFQSAKASKIETRGTRYQYCDFLVKVGTVTMGPSARGISVEVEYGPCVVASDCWSLLLEFLQSFLGSHTPGAPAVFGNRHDAVYGPADTMVQYMELFNKIRKQQQVPVAGIR, translated from the exons ATGGGAGTGACTTG TGTATCCCAGATGCCTGTGGCCGAGGGCAAGAGTGTCCAGCAGACGGTGGAGCTCCTTACTCGGAAATTGGAGATGCTTGGGGCAGAGAAGCAAGGAACATTTTGTGTGGATTGTGAAACCTACCATACAGCTGCCTCCACTCTTGGCAGCCAAG GTCAGGCCGGGAAACTGATGTACGTGATGCACAACTCAGAGTACCCTTTGAGCTGCTTCGCCCTTTTTGAGAATGGCCCTTGCCTTATTGCCGACACCAACTTCGATGTGCTCATGGTGAAGCTCAAGGGCTTTTTCCAGAGTGCCAAGGCCAGCAAGATTGAGACCCGGGGTACCCGTTACCAGTACTGTGATTTCCTAGTGAAGGTGGGCACAGTCACCATGGGGCCCAGTGCCCGAGGCATCTCTGTAGAG GTGGAGTATGGCCCCTGTGTGGTAGCTAGCGACTGCTGGAGCCTACTGCTCGAGTTCTTGCAGAGTTTTTTAGGCAGCCACACGCCAGGAGCCCCAGCAGTGTTTGGGAACAGACATGATGCTGTCTACGGCCCAGCAGATACCATGGTCCAATACATGGAACTCTTCAATAAGATCCGCAAGCAGCAGCAGGTGCCGGTGGCTGGGATTCGTTAG